Proteins encoded in a region of the Clostridium beijerinckii genome:
- a CDS encoding peptide MFS transporter, with the protein MELKKDSDIMMKEVSSNESSKMKHPPGLYMLFFTEMWERFSYYGMRALLVMYLTTEFIRGGLGVDKVSAMTIYANFTSLVYLTPLAGGYISDRYLGQRKAITIGGIIIAIGQLTLFSNQSMTALYIGLFLLIIGNGFFKPNISTMVGHLYADGDKRKDSAFTIFYMGINAGSFLAPLICGTLAEKTMATTQAGEIIHYGFRYGFLVAGLGMILGQVIFNGLANKFLGEIGKAPVGVVKSNSNNKAKAKPLTKQEKHRTAVILILTAFAIIFWTGFEQAGSSLTIYTQDFIDRSVGGWEVPVSWFQSLNPLFILILGIPVSKLWYKLACSKSGDLSIPQKMATGSILLGLGFLLMVGAVMQRGGNIEDTAIKANMIWLVGTYFFHTVGELCLSPVGLSMVSQLAPAKLASFLMGVWLLSSFVANQIAGRLAGYTETLGHLQIFAGIAATSIIMGILFLLFNKKLAAMME; encoded by the coding sequence ATGGAACTTAAAAAAGACAGTGATATAATGATGAAAGAAGTTTCATCAAACGAATCAAGCAAAATGAAACATCCTCCAGGTCTGTATATGCTATTTTTTACAGAAATGTGGGAAAGATTTAGTTACTATGGTATGAGAGCATTGCTTGTAATGTATTTAACTACAGAATTTATAAGAGGTGGACTTGGTGTAGATAAGGTATCTGCAATGACTATATATGCAAATTTCACATCTCTTGTATACCTTACTCCACTAGCAGGCGGATATATCTCAGATAGATACTTAGGACAAAGAAAAGCCATCACTATTGGAGGAATAATAATAGCTATTGGACAGTTAACATTATTCTCAAACCAAAGTATGACTGCGCTATACATAGGTTTATTTTTACTTATAATCGGTAATGGTTTCTTTAAACCAAATATTTCAACAATGGTTGGTCATTTATATGCTGATGGAGATAAAAGAAAAGATTCAGCCTTCACTATTTTCTACATGGGAATAAATGCCGGATCATTTTTAGCACCGCTTATATGTGGTACTTTAGCAGAAAAAACAATGGCTACTACACAAGCAGGAGAAATTATACACTACGGATTTAGATATGGTTTCTTAGTTGCAGGACTTGGAATGATTTTAGGACAAGTAATCTTTAATGGATTAGCAAACAAATTCCTTGGAGAAATTGGTAAAGCACCTGTAGGTGTAGTTAAATCTAATTCCAATAATAAAGCAAAAGCTAAACCATTAACTAAACAAGAAAAACACAGAACTGCAGTTATTTTAATATTAACAGCTTTTGCTATAATATTCTGGACAGGCTTTGAACAAGCTGGAAGTTCACTTACTATATACACACAAGATTTTATAGATAGGTCAGTTGGTGGATGGGAAGTACCAGTATCTTGGTTCCAATCATTAAATCCATTGTTTATATTAATACTTGGAATCCCTGTATCAAAGCTATGGTACAAATTAGCTTGCAGCAAGAGTGGTGACTTAAGTATTCCTCAAAAAATGGCAACAGGTTCAATACTATTAGGACTTGGTTTCTTACTTATGGTTGGTGCTGTTATGCAAAGAGGAGGAAATATAGAAGATACTGCTATTAAAGCTAACATGATATGGCTTGTAGGAACTTATTTCTTCCATACTGTTGGTGAACTTTGCTTATCACCAGTTGGACTTTCAATGGTAAGTCAATTAGCGCCAGCTAAACTTGCATCTTTCCTAATGGGTGTATGGCTTCTAAGCAGCTTTGTTGCTAATCAAATAGCGGGAAGACTTGCTGGTTACACAGAAACTTTAGGACACTTACAAATATTTGCTGGAATAGCTGCTACTTCAATTATAATGGGAATATTATTCTTATTATTTAATAAAAAATTAGCAGCAATGATGGAATAG
- a CDS encoding alpha/beta fold hydrolase, whose amino-acid sequence MRKHSNRNTQRFKICLILISLIVQLFVNINTFNIKVNAAEINSKLDEIYISESNYNEDMKSKVEPYIKSKLESGYIDGDKDVKLYYEKYNIENAKANIVISHGYTESLEKYHELIYYFLKEGYNVFGIEHRGHGRSGTLGIADKTQVNVEKFDQYVTDFKKFMDEVVMPNNQGKKALLFAHSMGGTIGTKFIEDYPDYFDAAVLSAPMLEVNTGNIPKFLADIIVEFEVAIGNGGNYVLGKKPYTPEYKENEIGTSSLNRYKYSHDIVANNKELQRGGASYNWTKEAFDTTKEIIKPENASKVKIPILLFQADNDTYVKAEGQNKFASSAKNCEIEKIENSRHEIYLEKDEIQKPYLDELLDFYDKV is encoded by the coding sequence TTGAGGAAGCATAGTAATAGAAATACTCAAAGATTTAAAATTTGTTTAATACTAATTTCACTTATAGTACAGCTATTTGTCAATATAAATACTTTTAATATTAAAGTTAATGCTGCTGAAATAAATAGTAAATTAGATGAAATATATATATCTGAATCTAATTACAATGAAGATATGAAAAGTAAAGTCGAACCATATATAAAAAGTAAACTGGAATCTGGATATATAGATGGAGATAAGGACGTTAAATTGTACTATGAAAAATACAATATAGAAAATGCAAAGGCTAATATAGTAATATCTCACGGATATACTGAGAGTTTAGAGAAGTATCATGAATTAATATATTATTTTTTAAAAGAAGGGTATAATGTTTTCGGAATTGAACATAGAGGTCATGGCAGATCTGGCACACTTGGAATAGCTGATAAAACCCAAGTGAATGTAGAAAAATTTGATCAATATGTAACTGATTTTAAAAAATTTATGGATGAAGTTGTTATGCCAAATAATCAAGGTAAAAAGGCATTATTGTTTGCTCATTCAATGGGGGGAACTATTGGAACAAAATTCATAGAGGATTACCCAGATTATTTTGATGCTGCGGTATTAAGTGCTCCTATGCTTGAAGTTAACACTGGAAATATACCAAAATTCTTAGCTGATATTATAGTAGAATTTGAAGTTGCTATTGGTAATGGTGGAAATTACGTTTTAGGTAAGAAACCATATACACCAGAGTATAAGGAAAATGAGATTGGGACAAGTTCTTTGAATCGTTATAAATATAGTCATGATATAGTAGCTAATAACAAAGAACTTCAAAGAGGTGGTGCAAGTTATAATTGGACAAAAGAAGCCTTTGATACAACGAAGGAAATTATAAAACCAGAAAATGCATCTAAAGTAAAAATTCCAATATTATTATTTCAAGCTGATAATGATACTTATGTAAAAGCAGAAGGACAAAATAAATTTGCAAGTAGCGCAAAGAATTGCGAAATAGAAAAGATAGAAAACTCTAGACATGAAATATATCTAGAAAAAGATGAAATTCAAAAACCATATTTAGATGAATTATTAGATTTTTATGATAAGGTATAA